A window of Equus caballus isolate H_3958 breed thoroughbred chromosome 10, TB-T2T, whole genome shotgun sequence contains these coding sequences:
- the BICRA gene encoding BRD4-interacting chromatin-remodeling complex-associated protein isoform X3, which translates to MDDEDGRCLLDVICDPQALNDFLHGSEKLDSDDLLDNPGEAQSAFYEGPGLHVQEASGNHLNPEPSQPAPSVDLDFLEDDILGSPAAGGGGGAGGGADQPCDILQQSLQEANITEQTLEAEAELDLGPFQLPTLQPADGGAGPPGAGGAATVAAGPQALFPGGPDLLGLQAPPTVLTHQALVPPPDVVNKALSVQPFLQPVGLGNVTLQPIPGLQGLPNGSPGGATAATLGLAPIQVVGQPVMALNPPTSQLLAKQVPVSGYLASAAGPSEPVTLASAGVPPQGAGLVIQKNLPAAVATTLNGNSVFGGAGAATAAASGAPSGQPLAVAPGLGASPLVPAPNVILHRTPTPIQPKPAGVLPPKLYQLTPKPFAPAGATLTIQGEAGGLPQQPKPPQNLTFMTAGKAGQNVVLSGFPAPALPANVFKQPPATTTGAAPPQPPGTLSKPMSVHLLNQGSSIVIPAQHMLPGQNQFLLPGASAVQLPQPLSALPANVGGQILAAAAPHAGGQLIANPILTNQNLAGPLSLGPVLAPHSGAHSAAHILSAAPIQVGQPALFQMPVSLAAGSLPTQSQPAPAGPAATTVLQGVTLPPNAVTMLNAPDGLVQAATPAAASGEATPVLAVQTAPQGPPAVSTPLSLGLQQPQAQQPPAQAPTPQAAAPPQATTPQPSPGLASSPEKIVLGQPPSAATTAILTQDSLQMFLPQERSQQPLPTEGPHLSVPASVIVSAPPPAQDPALTAPVAKGAGLGPQAPDSQASPAPAPQMVTTPFPALPQPKALLERFHQVPSGIILQNKAGGGPAAPQTSASLGPLANPTASVLVSGQAPSGTPTAPSHPPAPAPMATTGVSPLLPAESKAFANSLPTLSVAKAASSGPGKSSGLQYDSKLSGLKKPPPLQPSKEACFLEHLHKHQGSVLHPDYKTAFPSFEDALHRLLPYHVYQGALPSPNDYHKVDEEFETVSTQLLKRTQAMLNKYRLLLLEESRRVSPSAEMVMIDRMFIQEEKTTLALDKQLAKEKPDEYVSSSRSLGLPIAASSDVGHRLPGHGPPPSSASGAPAPPPLHLPTKLVIRHGGAGGSPSVTWARASSSSLSSSSSSSSAASSLDADEDGPMPSRNRPPIKTYEARSRIGLKLKIKQEAGLSKVVHNTALDPVHQPPPPAALKAPEPPPRPPPPPPPPPPPPPAPGQMNGTVDHPPPAPADRKPPAPAPHCPRLPLRKTYRENVEALGGGGGGPDGAGGGRARAGSPAPMPTKVDEATSGLIRELAAVEDELYQRMMKGGPPEPAAGAGQGSGSREPGWDAPPLPPAKRRKSESPDVDQASFSSDSPQDDTLTEHLQSAIDSILNLQQAPGRTTAPPYPHVAPAAGTPASPAPLHRPETYPPSSHNGGLGARTLNR; encoded by the exons ATGGATGATGAGGATGGGAGATGCTTACTGGACGTGATTTG tGACCCTCAGGCCCTCAACGACTTCCTACATGGATCCGAGAAG CTCGACAGTGATGACCTCCTGGATAACCCTGGGGAGGCCCAAAGTGCCTTCTATGAAGGTCCTGGG CTCCATGTGCAAgaagcctctggcaaccacttgAACCCTGAGCCCAGCCAGCCGGCCCCCAGCGTGGACCTAGACTTCCTGGAAGATGACATTCTGGGCTCGCCAGCAGCGGGGGGCGGTGGTGGGGCCGGCGGGGGCGCCGACCAGCCCTGCGACATCCTCCAGCAGAGCCTCCAGGAAGCCAATATCACCGAGCAGACGCTCGAGGCTGAGGCCgagctggacctgggcccctTTCAGCTGCCCACCCTGCAGCCCGCGGATGGCGGAGCGGGCCCACCAGGGGCCGGAGGGGCTGCCACCGTGGCCGCGGGGCCCCAGGCCCTCTTCCCTGGTGGCCCTGACCTGCTGGGGCTGCAGGCCCCACCCACCGTGCTCACCCACCAGGCCCTGGTGCCGCCCCCCGACGTGGTCAACAAAGCCCTGAGCGTCCAGCCTTTCCTGCAGCCGGTGGGCTTGGGCAACGTGACCCTGCAGCCCATCCCCGGCCTCCAGGGATTGCCCAACGGCAGCCCCGGGGGCGCCACGGCCGCCACCCTGGGCCTGGCCCCCATCCAGGTGGTGGGCCAGCCAGTCATGGCGCTCAACCCGcccacctcccagctcctggccaaGCAGGTACCAGTCAGTGGCTATCTGGCTTCTGCGGCCGGCCCCTCGGAGCCAGTGACCCTGGCATCGGCTGGTGTCCCAccccagggggccggcctggtcaTCCAGAAGAACCTGCCGGCCGCTGTGGCCACCACGCTCAATGGGAACTCGGTGTTCGGAGGCGCGGGAGCGGCCACCGCAGCAGCCAGCGGGGCGCCCTCAGGACAGCCGCTGGCGGTGGCCCCCGGCCTTGGCGCGTCACCACTGGTCCCTGCGCCCAACGTGATCCTGCATCGCACGCCCACGCCCATCCAGCCCAAGCCGGCGGGCGTGCTGCCCCCAAAGCTCTACCAGCTGACCCCCAAGCCGTTCGCCCCCGCGGGCGCCACGCTCACCATCCAGGGCGAGGCGGGGGGCCTCCCGCAGCAGCCCAAGCCCCCCCAGAACCTGACTTTCATGACAGCGGGCAAGGCTGGCCAGAATGTGGTGCTGTCCGGCTTCCCCGCGCCCGCCCTGCCGGCCAACGTCTTCAAGCAGCCTCCGGCCACCACCACCGGGGCGGCCCCACCCCAGCCGCCCGGGACCCTCAGCAAGCCCATGAGCGTCCACCTCCTGAACCAGGGCAGCAGCATCGTCATCCCCGCGCAGCACATGCTCCCGGGCCAGAACCAGTTCCTGCTGCCCGGCGCATCCGCGGTCCAGCTCCCTCAGCCGCTCTCCGCCCTGCCGGCCAACGTCGGGGGGCAGATCCTGGCGGCTGCGGCCCCCCATGCGGGCGGACAGCTCATTGCCAACCCCATCCTCACCAACCAGAACCTGGCGGGCCCGCTGAGTCTGGGCCCCGTGCTGGCGCCGCACTCGGGGGCGCACAGCGCGGCGCACATCCTCTCGGCCGCCCCCATCCAGGTGGGCCAGCCCGCGCTCTTCCAGATGCCCGTGTCGCTGGCCGCAGGCAGCCTGCCCACGCAGAGCCAGCCTGCGCCCGCCGGCCCCGCGGCCACCACCGTCCTCCAGGGGGTCACGCTGCCCCCCAACGCCGTGACCATGCTCAATGCCCCCGACGGTCTGGTGCAGGCGGCCACCCCTGCCGCCGCCTCCGGGGAGGCCACGCCGGTGCTCGCGGTGCAGACGGCCCCCCAGGGGCCCCCGGCCGTCAGCACGCCACTGTCTCTGGGCCTCCAGCAGCCGCAGGCGCAGCAGCCGCCCGCGCAGGCCCCCACCCCTCAGGCTGCCGCCCCGCCTCAGGCCAccaccccccagcccagcccgggcCTGGCGTCCAGCCCAGAGAAGATCGTCCTGGGGCAGCCTCCCTCCGCCGCCACCACGGCCATCCTCACTCAGGACTCCCTGCAGATGTTCCTGCCCCAG GAGAggagccagcagcccctccccacagAGGGCCCCCACCTCTCCGTGCCCGCCTCCGTCATAGTCAGCGCCCCGCCTCCCGCCCAAGACCCAGCCCTGACGGCCCCTGTCGCCAAAGGAGCTGGCCTCGGCCCTCAGGCCCCCGACAGCCAGGCTTCCCCGGCGCCGGCCCCCCAG ATGGTGACCACCCCCTTCCCGGCGCTGCCCCAGCCGAAGGCTCTGCTCGAGAGATTTCACCAG GTGCCGTCCGGGATCATTCTCCAGAACAAGGCCGGGGGGGGCCCCGCTGCCCCGCAGACCTCCGCCAGCCTGGGGCCCCTCGCCAACCCCACGGCCTCTGTGCTGGTCAGCGGGCAGGCCCCATCGGGGACCCCCACCGCCCCCAGCCATCCCCCTGCCCCGGCACCCATGGCCACCACAG GcgtctctcctctgcttcccgcCGAGAGCAAAGCCTTTGCCAACAGCCTCCCGACCCTGAGTGTGGCCAAGGCCGCGTCATCCGGGCCGGGGAAGTCCTCCGGGCTGCAG TATGACAGCAAGCTGAGCGGCCTGAAGAAGCCACCCCCGCTGCAGCCCAGCAAAGAGGCCTG TTTCTTGGAGCATTTGCACAAACATCAGGGCTCCGTCCTGCACCCTGACTACAAGACAGCCTTCCCCTCCTTCGAGGACGCCCTGCATCGCCTCCTGCCCTACCACGTCTACCAgggtgccctcccctcccccaacgaCTACCACAAAG TGGACGAGGAGTTTGAGACAGTCTCCACGCAGCTGTTGAAACGCACCCAGGCCATGCTGAATAAATACCGCCTCCTGCTCCTGGAGGAGTCCAGG AGGGTCAGCCCCTCCGCGGAGATGGTCATGATCGACCGAATGTTCATTCAGGAGGAGAAGACCACCCTTGCCTTGGACAAACAGCTGGCCAAGGAGAAGCCgg ACGAGTACGTGTCTTCCTCGCGCTCCCTCGGCCTCCCCATCGCCGCCTCTTCCGACGTCGGACACCGGCTCCCGGGCCACGGCCCCCCACCGTCCTCAGCATCCggggccccggccccgccccctctgcACCTGCCCACCAAGCTGGTGATCCGGCACGGCGGCGCGGGCGGCTCCCCTTCGGTGACCTGGGCCCGCGCGTCCTCGTCCTCCCTGTCGTCCTCGTCGTCCTCGTCCTCCGCCGCCTCCTCCCTGGACGCTGACGAGGACGGCCCGATGCCCTCCCGCAATCGGCCGCCCATCAAGACCTACGAGGCCCGCAGCCGCATCGGCCTCAAGCTCAAGATCAAGCAGGAGGCCGGGCTCAGCAAGGTCGTGCACAACACGGCCCTGGACCCCGTGCAccagccgccgccgcccgccgccctcAAGGCGCCCgagcccccgccccggcccccgccgccgccgccaccaccgccgccgccgccccccgcgCCCGGCCAGATGAACGGCACGGTGGACcacccgccgcccgcccccgccgACCGCAAGCCTCCAGCCCCGGCCCCCCACTGCCCCCGCCTCCCGCTGCGCAAGACGTATCGCGAGAACGTGGAGGCGCTGGGTGGCGGCGGGGGGGGCCCCGACGGGGCGGGCGGTGGTCGCGCCCGGGCAGGCAGCCCCGCGCCCATGCCCACCAAGGTGGACGAGGCCACCAGCGGGCTCATCCGCGAGCTGGCGGCGGTGGAGGACGAGCTGTACCAGCGCATGATGAAGGGCGGCCCCCCGGAGCCCGCGGCCGGCGCCGGGCAGGGCAGTGGCAGCCGCGAGCCGGGCTGGGACGCGCCCCCGCTGCCCCCCGCCAAGCGGCGCAAGTCCGAGTCCCCCGACGTGGACCAGGCCAGCTTCTCCAGCGACAGCCCGCAGGACGACACGCTCACCGAGCACCTCCAGAGCGCCATCGACAGCATCCTCAACCTGCAGCAGGCCCCCGGCCGGACGACCGCGCCCCCGTACCCCCATGTCGCCCCCGCGGCCGGCACGCCCGCCTCCCCGGCCCCCCTGCACAGGCCGGAGACCTACCCGCCCTCCAGTCACAACGGCGGCCTGGGCGCCAGGACGTTGAACAGATAA